In Mercurialis annua linkage group LG5, ddMerAnnu1.2, whole genome shotgun sequence, a single genomic region encodes these proteins:
- the LOC126682246 gene encoding uncharacterized protein LOC126682246 → MALYLTRPKHRSLTNPSLIHLFSTSSPNDNATESPPQQEPQPPPQQPEQPSFSTYFSDLKLSLKQQQPQNRPPIAKPTYNNPSISQPTSQISIAEIKKNLAEFRRRSAAPSPNDSVSLPNANSPPLSSNQQQISFHELYKRNMAAKSESESSSPVSRVSSFDAIRESLRQIPHNPNAGGGRGGGVDALSALKDTLKMRKQSESMRPGSNLPFSGFGKEQGGTSTWTAYKHKELGEKLRSLRPEVKEGEKGWFSLEELSGRLKKLKEIEEKDAQSRFGSLSFNNLRDTIISINKSQNSKKKSQNAQRFLLSPLSSTPSYMLYPPKDELVEKYFHPDNMSSAEKLKIELSKVREEFKMSESDCGSARVQVAQLTTKIKHLSSVLHKKDKHSRKGLQEMVQNRKKLLKYLRRTDWDSYCLVLSRLGLRDNSDFKYLARS, encoded by the exons ATGGCTCTCTATCTCACCAGACCCAAACACAGATCCCTCACTAACCCATCTCTCATCCACCTATTCTCCACCTCATCTCCGAACGACAATGCCACCGAATCACCACCGCAACAAGAACCACAACCACCGCCGCAGCAACCAGAACAACCCTCATTTTCTACTTACTTCAGTGACCTAAAACTCAGCCTCAAGCAACAACAGCCTCAAAACAGACCTCCTATAGCAAAACCCACTTACAATAACCCTTCAATTTCACAACCCACTTCTCAAATTTCCATCgccgaaattaaaaaaaatctcgcCGAGTTTCGCCGCCGATCAGCCGCTCCTTCCCCTAATGATTCGGTGTCATTACCCAATGCAAATTCACCGCCATTATCATCCAATCAACAACAAATTTCATTTCATGAGCTCTATAAACGAAATATGGCTGCTAAATCGGAGAGCGAATCGAGCAGCCCGGTTTCGAGGGTTTCTTCATTTGATGCAATTAGAGAGAGTTTGAGACAAATTCCGCATAACCCGAATGCAGGCGGTGGCAGAGGTGGCGGAGTTGATGCCTTGTCCGCATTGAAGGATACATTGAAAATGCGTAAACAGAGCGAGTCAATGAGGCCGGGGAGTAATTTGCCGTTTTCGGGTTTTGGGAAGGAGCAAGGGGGAACGAGTACGTGGACGGCGTATAAGCATAAGGAATTGGGGGAGAAGTTGAGGAGTTTACGGCCGGAAGTGAAGGAAGGCGAAAAAGGGTGGTTTTCTTTGGAGGAGTTGAGTGGGAGGTTGAAGAAGTTAAAGGAAATTGAGGAGAAAGATGCTCAATCAAGATTTGGTAGTCTTTCATTTAATAATTTGAGAGACACCATAATCTCCATTAACAAGTCGCAGAATTCTAAGAAGAAGAGTCAGAATG CCCAAAGATTTCTCTTGAGTCCGCTGAGTTCAACTCCAAGTTACATGTTGTATCCTCCAAAGGATGAGTTAGTTGAAAAG TATTTTCATCCTGATAACATGTCATCTGCTGAGAAACTGAAAATTGAACTATCTAAAGTTAGAGAAGAATTTAAAATGTCAGAGTCTGATTGTGGATCGGCACGTGTTCAAG TGGCACAACTTACTACTAAGATAAAGCATCTGTCTTCAGTTCTgcataaaaag GATAAACACTCGCGAAAGGGCCTTCAAGAAATGGTGCAGAATAGGAAAAAATTGTTGAAGTATCTCCGAAGAACCGACTGGGATTCGTATTGCCTTGTTCTTTCCAGACTTGGTCTCAGAGACAATTCAGATTTCAAGTACTTGGCTAGGAGTTAG